From Aegilops tauschii subsp. strangulata cultivar AL8/78 chromosome 5, Aet v6.0, whole genome shotgun sequence:
CCAATCCCCACAAATCAGATAACccaaccctaaccctaactctACAACTCACCCGGTAATGCATGGCTTTGTCGTCGGAGAGGTTCATATATTGCACGCTTGAGTCCTGGCTGCTCTCGTCCTCCATGGCGCGACGGCGAGCCGGttcaggtggcggcggcggcgggcggcggcgaatcGGAGAGAGGAGGGAGAGCGAGAGTGAGAGTGAGGTCGAGCGAGAGTGAGGCCGACCATCGACCGAGCCGACCGAGCCCATATAGACCGACCGCACCGGCCTCGTCCTAGTCAGCGCGCCGGGCACGCGCCGACTGGCCACCGTGTCACCTGACAGGTGGGCCTCGTCTGTCAGATACGTGGTCAATACTCACTTATACGGCTGTCGGTCCAGTTTGTAACAGTTAGACCGAACAGTGATACTGAACTGCGACATGCACGAGTACTCGTACTGACTCGTGAGTAGATGCGCAAGCGTGGTACCAACATGCAATTAACTCCGTACAAAACCAGTCCCACAAAGCATTCAACCCCGGAGCTTGGCAATTTCATGTCGAGCGCCGCCGCGGCGATACACCGcgtcctcctccagggcgtcagCTCCAGCGATCGCCTCCCACCCCTCACCGTAAAACTGCTCCACGGCAGCCTCCTCCGGCTCGACCTCCTCGCCGACCTCTCCCCGCTCCTCCTCCGCGCGctctcctcctccggcctccACGTCCACGCCCTCCGCCTACATTCCCTCCTTCCCGTCCCCTCCCACCTGACCTTGCCATGCGCCCTCAAGTCCGCCTCCCGCCTCCCCAACCCTCTCCCCGTCGGCGAGCAGCTCCACGCCCGCTCCCTCAAGCTCCCTTCCCACTCCAACCCCTACGTCCTCACCTCCCTCCTCAACCTCTACGCGAAATGCGACCTCCTGGACCATGCGCGGAGCGTGTTCGACGAAATGCGCTGCCCCAACACGGTCTCCTGGACCGCGCTCATCACCGCGTACATGAACGCGGGGCGCGTCAGGGAGGCCGTCGCCGTCGCGAGGGACGCGTTCGCGAGCGGGATGCGCCCGGACAGCTTCACGGCCGTGCGGGTCCTGACGGCATGCGCCCGGGTCGCGGACTTGGGCACTGGGGAGGCGGTGTGGAGGGCGGCACAAGCAGAGGGGGTTGCGGGCAGCGTGTTTGTGGCAACTGCGGCGGTAGATATGTATGTCAAGTGCGGCGAGATGGCGAGGGCAAGGGAGGTGTTCGACAAGATGCCGGAGAAGGATGCTGTAGCTTGGGGTGCTATGGTCGGGGGATATGCTTCCAACGGGCACCCCCAAGAGACTCTTGAGCTCTTCTTTGCAATGCAGACTCAGGGAGTGAAGCCAGATTGCTACACGGTGGTAGGGGCGCTCTCAGCTTGCACACGGCTGGGTGCACTTGATATGGGACGGCAGGCAGTCAGGACGATGGACTGGGATGAGTTTCTTGACAACCCAGTTCTAGGGACTGCGCTAATTGATATGTATGCCAAGTGTGGGAGCACAGGCGAGGCATGGGTTGTGTTCCAGCAGATGAGGAAGAGGGACATTGTTGTTTGGAACGCGATGATCTTGGGGCTGGGCCTGACTGGGCATGGTAAGGTTGGATTTGCCCTTGTCGGCCATATGGAGAAGTCAGGCATGAAACTGAATGACAATACTTTCATCAGCATTCTCTGCAACTGTACTCATACCGGCCTTGTAAAAGATGGACGGCGGTACTTCCATAACATGACTCAGTTATACAACATCACACCTAGGATTGAGCACTATGGTTGTATGGTCGACCTGCTCAGTCGCGCTGGGTTGCTCCAGGAAGCCCATCAGCTTATTGATGATATGCCAATGCAGGCAAACGCTGTCGTGTGGGGAGCACTTCTTGGTGGCTGCAAGATTCACCGAGACGCAGAGCTTGCAGAACATGTCTTGAAGCAGCTCATCCTGCTTGAGCCCCGGAATTCAGGGAATTATGTCATGCTCTCGAACATATACTCTAACAGCAACAGATGGGAGGATGCTGCAAAGCTTAGATCGGACATGAAGGTGAAAGGGGTTGAAAAGGTCCGTGCATATAGCTGGGTTGAGTTTAGTGGTAAGGTCCACGAGTTCCGTGTTGGAGACAAGTCGCATCCCCACATGGATCAGATTTACCAAAAGCTAGATGAATTAGGCATGGAAATGAAAACTATGGGTTACAAACCAACTACAGATGTGGTGATGTTCGACGTTGAAGATGAGGAGAAGGAGCACACTCTAGTTTATCACAGCGAGAAACTTGCCATTGCATTTTGCCTTCTCACTACCCAACCAGGGGAGGTCATTAGGGTCACCAAGAACCTTAGGGTATGCACCGACTGTCACACTGCTATCAAACTAATATCAAGGATAACTCATCGGGAGATCATTGTTCGGGATAACAATCGGTTTCATTGTTTCAAAGATGGTTGTTGCTCTTGTAATGACTACTGGTAGAAATAGAGAAGTGGTGTGTAGTTACAATTTTGAGCAGGTTGGAGTCCCTTTGACTACTAAATTTGAGCCAGCTAGATAGGCAATTTTCACTTGGAAAACAAGAGCTTTAGGACTCTTGTATTCCACCAAATGAGAATAAGAATAAGAGCAAGAAGGGGctatct
This genomic window contains:
- the LOC109769014 gene encoding putative pentatricopeptide repeat-containing protein At3g08820, producing MSSAAAAIHRVLLQGVSSSDRLPPLTVKLLHGSLLRLDLLADLSPLLLRALSSSGLHVHALRLHSLLPVPSHLTLPCALKSASRLPNPLPVGEQLHARSLKLPSHSNPYVLTSLLNLYAKCDLLDHARSVFDEMRCPNTVSWTALITAYMNAGRVREAVAVARDAFASGMRPDSFTAVRVLTACARVADLGTGEAVWRAAQAEGVAGSVFVATAAVDMYVKCGEMARAREVFDKMPEKDAVAWGAMVGGYASNGHPQETLELFFAMQTQGVKPDCYTVVGALSACTRLGALDMGRQAVRTMDWDEFLDNPVLGTALIDMYAKCGSTGEAWVVFQQMRKRDIVVWNAMILGLGLTGHGKVGFALVGHMEKSGMKLNDNTFISILCNCTHTGLVKDGRRYFHNMTQLYNITPRIEHYGCMVDLLSRAGLLQEAHQLIDDMPMQANAVVWGALLGGCKIHRDAELAEHVLKQLILLEPRNSGNYVMLSNIYSNSNRWEDAAKLRSDMKVKGVEKVRAYSWVEFSGKVHEFRVGDKSHPHMDQIYQKLDELGMEMKTMGYKPTTDVVMFDVEDEEKEHTLVYHSEKLAIAFCLLTTQPGEVIRVTKNLRVCTDCHTAIKLISRITHREIIVRDNNRFHCFKDGCCSCNDYW